Proteins encoded within one genomic window of Numenius arquata chromosome 12, bNumArq3.hap1.1, whole genome shotgun sequence:
- the ROMO1 gene encoding reactive oxygen species modulator 1 gives MPVTVGPYGQSQPSCFDRVKMGFMMGFAVGMAAGALFGTFSCLRIGMRGRELMGGVGKTMMQSGGTFGTFMAIGMGIRC, from the exons ATGCCTGTGACCGTGGGCCCGTATGGGCAATCGCAGCCCAGCTGCTTTGACAGAGTAAAGATGGGTTTCATGATGGGCTTTGCAGTGGGCATGGCTGCAGGAGCGCTCTTCGGCACGTTTTCCTGCCTCAG GATTGGCATGAGAGGACGAGAGCTGATGGGTGGAGTTGGCAAAACAATGATGCAAAGTGGTGGGACGTTTGGGACATTCATGGCTATTGGTATGGGAATCCGCTGCTAA
- the RBM39 gene encoding RNA-binding protein 39 isoform X1 gives MADDIDIEAMLEAPYKKDENKLSSANGHEERSKKRKKSKSRSRSHDRKRSRSKERKRSRDRERKKSRSRERKRSRSKERRRSRSRSRDRRFRGRYRSPYSGPKFNSAIRGKIGLPHSIKLSRRRSRSKSPFRKDKSPVREPIDNLTPEERDARTVFCMQLAARIRPRDLEEFFSTVGKVRDVRMISDRNSRRSKGIAYVEFVDVSSVPLAIGLTGQRVLGVPIIVQASQAEKNRAAAMANNLQKGSAGPMRLYVGSLHFNITEDMLRGIFEPFGRIESIQLMMDSETGRSKGYGFITFSDSECAKKALEQLNGFELAGRPMKVGHVTERTDASSASSFLDSDELERTGIDLGTTGRLQLMARLAEGTGLQIPPAAQQALQMSGSLAFGAVADLQTRLSQQNEVLAAAASVQPLATQCFQLSNMFNPQTEEEAGWDTEIKDDVIEECNKHGGVIHIYVDKNSAQGNVYVKCPSIAAAIAAVNALHGRWFAGKMITAAYVPLPTYHSLFPDSMTATQLLVPVRR, from the exons GAGAAAAAAGAGCAAGAGCCGAAGTCGGAGCCATGacaggaagaggagcagaagtAAGGAACGCAAACGGAGCCGAGATcgggaaaggaaaaagagcagaagCCGGGAAAGGAAGCGGAGCAGAAGCAAAGAACGCAGACGCAGCCGTTCTAGAAGTAGAGATCGCAGATTCAGAGGCCGCTATAGAAGTCCCTA TTCTGGTCCAAAATTCAACAGTGCCATCAGAGGGAAGATTGGTCTGCCTCACAGCATAAAATTAAG CAGACGACGCTCCAGAAGCAAAAGTCCCTTCAGAAAAGACAAGAGCCCTGTTAG AGAACCTATTGATAATCTTACCCCTGAAGAGAGGGATGCTCGAACAGTATTCTGCATGCAGCTGGCTGCAAGAATTCGACCAAGAGacctggaagaatttttttctacagTAGGGAAG GTTCGTGATGTGCGAATGATTTCAGATAGAAATTCCAGGCGTTCGAAGGGAATTGCTTATGTAGAATTTGTTGATGTTAGTTCAGTGCCTCTGGCAATAGGACTGACTGGGCAGAGAGTCTTGGGTGTACCCATCATAGTACAGGCATCACAG gcAGAGAAAAACAGAGCAGCAGCAATGGCAAATAATCTGCAGAAGGGCAGTGCTGGTCCTATGAGGCTCTACGTGGGATCGTTACACTTCAACATAACTGAAGATATGCTTCGAGGAATTTTTGAGCCGTTTGGCAGG attgaaAGCATTCAGCTGATGATGGATAGTGAAACTGGACGCTCAAAAGGATACGGATTTATTACG TTCTCAGACTCTGAGTGTGCCAAAAAGGCCTTGGAACAACTCAATGGATTTGAGCTGGCTGGTAGGCCAATGAAGGTTGGACATGTAACTGAGCGCACTGATGCTTCCAGTGCTAGTTCATTTTTGGACAGTGATGAACTGGAACGGACTGGAATTGACTTGGGAACAACTGGTCGCCTTCAATTGATGGCAAGACTTGCAGAAG GTACTGGTTTGCAGATTCCCCCAGCTGCACAGCAGGCTCTGCAAATGAGCGGATCTTTGGCATTTGGAGCTGTGGCAG aCTTGCAAACGAGACTATCTCAGCAGAATGAAG TTCTGGCTGCAGCTGCTTCTGTACAACCGCTTGCAACACAGTGCTTCCAGCTTTCCAACATGTTTAATCCTCAAAC TGAAGAAGAAGCTGGCTGGGATACCGAAATTAAAGATGATGTGATTGAGGAATGTAACAAACACGGAGGAGTTATCCACATCTATGTAGACAAAAATTCAGCTCAG GGCAACGTGTACGTCAAATGTCCTTCCATTGCTGCGGCCATTGCAGCTGTAAATGCGTTGCACGGGCGGTGGTTTGCAG GTAAAATGATTACAGCAGCATATGTACCTCTTCCAACGTACCATAGCCTTTTCCCAGATTCTATGACTGCAACCCAGCTACTGGTTCCTGTTCGACGATGA
- the RBM39 gene encoding RNA-binding protein 39 isoform X2 → MQLAARIRPRDLEEFFSTVGKVRDVRMISDRNSRRSKGIAYVEFVDVSSVPLAIGLTGQRVLGVPIIVQASQAEKNRAAAMANNLQKGSAGPMRLYVGSLHFNITEDMLRGIFEPFGRIESIQLMMDSETGRSKGYGFITFSDSECAKKALEQLNGFELAGRPMKVGHVTERTDASSASSFLDSDELERTGIDLGTTGRLQLMARLAEGTGLQIPPAAQQALQMSGSLAFGAVADLQTRLSQQNEVLAAAASVQPLATQCFQLSNMFNPQTEEEAGWDTEIKDDVIEECNKHGGVIHIYVDKNSAQGNVYVKCPSIAAAIAAVNALHGRWFAGKMITAAYVPLPTYHSLFPDSMTATQLLVPVRR, encoded by the exons ATGCAGCTGGCTGCAAGAATTCGACCAAGAGacctggaagaatttttttctacagTAGGGAAG GTTCGTGATGTGCGAATGATTTCAGATAGAAATTCCAGGCGTTCGAAGGGAATTGCTTATGTAGAATTTGTTGATGTTAGTTCAGTGCCTCTGGCAATAGGACTGACTGGGCAGAGAGTCTTGGGTGTACCCATCATAGTACAGGCATCACAG gcAGAGAAAAACAGAGCAGCAGCAATGGCAAATAATCTGCAGAAGGGCAGTGCTGGTCCTATGAGGCTCTACGTGGGATCGTTACACTTCAACATAACTGAAGATATGCTTCGAGGAATTTTTGAGCCGTTTGGCAGG attgaaAGCATTCAGCTGATGATGGATAGTGAAACTGGACGCTCAAAAGGATACGGATTTATTACG TTCTCAGACTCTGAGTGTGCCAAAAAGGCCTTGGAACAACTCAATGGATTTGAGCTGGCTGGTAGGCCAATGAAGGTTGGACATGTAACTGAGCGCACTGATGCTTCCAGTGCTAGTTCATTTTTGGACAGTGATGAACTGGAACGGACTGGAATTGACTTGGGAACAACTGGTCGCCTTCAATTGATGGCAAGACTTGCAGAAG GTACTGGTTTGCAGATTCCCCCAGCTGCACAGCAGGCTCTGCAAATGAGCGGATCTTTGGCATTTGGAGCTGTGGCAG aCTTGCAAACGAGACTATCTCAGCAGAATGAAG TTCTGGCTGCAGCTGCTTCTGTACAACCGCTTGCAACACAGTGCTTCCAGCTTTCCAACATGTTTAATCCTCAAAC TGAAGAAGAAGCTGGCTGGGATACCGAAATTAAAGATGATGTGATTGAGGAATGTAACAAACACGGAGGAGTTATCCACATCTATGTAGACAAAAATTCAGCTCAG GGCAACGTGTACGTCAAATGTCCTTCCATTGCTGCGGCCATTGCAGCTGTAAATGCGTTGCACGGGCGGTGGTTTGCAG GTAAAATGATTACAGCAGCATATGTACCTCTTCCAACGTACCATAGCCTTTTCCCAGATTCTATGACTGCAACCCAGCTACTGGTTCCTGTTCGACGATGA